The following coding sequences lie in one Rutidosis leptorrhynchoides isolate AG116_Rl617_1_P2 chromosome 4, CSIRO_AGI_Rlap_v1, whole genome shotgun sequence genomic window:
- the LOC139841478 gene encoding uncharacterized protein: MSSLFKELDHLRIHCDDISTATNDFDYRNIIETYDFDYRNIIETFLTETRSGRIVDEADYYSSISVYRGELFKFGKWIDVIVEESKYMEEDEFLKVVSVLSYSKHKNIPTFVGFCYNNKYTVSYLVSECDFSSNSLKSINNNKNLTCSQRLEICLSAAGALSHIHDCDVVHADFGSDKILLDKDLEAKVVGFGINSPLRFRYGRFAWYTDPVSKLTKTVTRESNVYSFGIVLIDVFCQQYANSMHGKETPANPKFHYLEFDDDTRKEMHSEAFTILSETLNKCLNLERLWSPKMADVVKELEKALFLQRKHENPELIKIQLDEVKLATENFAEKYLIGSGGYGKVYKAELEINDASSLEIEGKNQKDNYDYDGYSSEIEAKNQKEMVKKHNFFSKLCFGMEGENKKEIPKKDIYKKEISKREIPKKRHTVAIKHILNDENGHGRQGFFLEIEMLRRCNHLNIVSLIGYCDEGSELILAYEFVPNGSLDDYLGSIKKKTYLNWAHRIKMCLDIAHGLDYLHTHVSDKEWIIHRDIKSANILLGKNWEAKIADFGLSKFYCANQFKSTIVTDKIVGTNVYLDPEYSRTGKLKKQSDIYSFGVVLFEIFSGTLAYEKIYTDENNKGLAVVARRRFSEGTLMELVDSELLEEAEELLFGLKVGPNKESLKAFIKVAFQCVAETQGGRPKLIDITKELEIALNLQLINIGVSSRAFGLQLLATKPDIAGYPRKASYYEEALITLNSTTNVCALLRSLSSLNINFTFRDLNDQASNLPPPATIISFLCSSHWGTQIELILKAGSVRSRA, translated from the exons ATGTCGTCTTTATTCAAAGAACTTGATCACTTACGAATCCATTGTGATGATATATCAACTGCTACCAACGATTTTGACTATAGAAATATTATCGAAACATACGATTTTGACTATAGAAATATTATCGAAACATTTCTTACTGAAACTAGATCCGGACGTATAGTTGATGAGGCAGATTATTATTCTTCTATTTCTGTCTACAGAGGTGAACTATTTAAGTTTGGCAAATGGATCGACGTTATCGTAGAAGAAAGTAAATATATGGAAGAAGATGAATTCTTAAAAGTGGTCTCAGTGCTTTCTTATTCTAAGCATAAAAATATTCCCACTTTTGTTGGGTTTTGTTACAACAACAAGTACACAGTCAGTTACTTAGTCAGTGAGTGTGATTTCAGCTCAAATAGTTTAAAGtccatcaataataataaaaacctgACATGTTCCCAAAGATTGGAAATATGTTTGAGTGCTGCTGGTGCCTTGAGTCACATACATGATTGTGATGTCGTACATGCCGATTTCGGAAGCGATAAGATTCTTTTAGATAAAGATTTGGAGGCTAAAGTTGTTGGTTTTGGTATCAACTCCCCTTTACGTTTTCGCTATGGTAGATTTGCATGGTACACCGACCCAGTGTCGAAATTGACCAAAACTGTGACACGTGAAAGTAATGTGTATTCTTTTGGTATCGTTTTAATTGACGTGTTTTGTCAGCAGTACGCAAATTCCATGCATGGTAAGGAAACTCCTGCAAATCCCAAATTCCACTATCTAGAATTCGACGATGATACACGCAAAGAAATGCACTCAGAAGCATTCACCATTTTGTCCGAGACGCTTAATAAATGCTTGAATCTAGAACGTCTCTGGAGCCCAAAAATGGCTGATGTTGTGAAAGAACTAGAGAAAGCTTTATTTCTTCAAAGGAAACATGAAAATCCG GAACTCATCAAGATTCAACTTGATGAAGTAAAGTTAGCCACGGAGAATTTTGCTGAAAAATACCTTATTGGATCCGGCGGATATGGTAAGGTGTATAAAGCGGAACTCGAAATTAATGATGCGTCCAGTTTGGAAATAGAAGGGAAGAATCAAAAGGacaattatgattatgatggtTACTCTTCGGAAATAGAAGCGAAGAATCAAAAGGAAATGGTTAAGAAACACAACTTTTTTTCAAAGTTGTGTTTCGGAATGGAAGGGGAGAATAAAAAGGAAATTCCTAAGAAGGACATTTACAAGAAGGAAATTTCTAAGAGAGAAATTCCTAAGAAACGTCATACTGTAGCTATAAAACATATCTTAAATGACGAAAATGGGCATGGTAGACAAGGGTTCTTTCTAGAGATCGAAATGCTTCGTAGATGTAACCATCTCAACATAGTGTCACTTATTGGCTACTGTGATGAAGGTTCTGAATTGATCCTTGCATATGAGTTTGTTCCAAATGGTTCTCTTGATGATTATTTGGGAAGTATAAAGAAAAAAACTTATCTTAACTGGGCTCATCGGATTAAAATGTGTCTTGATATTGCACATGGATTGGATTATCTTCACACACACGTGAGTGATAAAGAATGGATAATACATCGTGATATCAAAAGTGCCAACATATTGTTGGGAAAGAATTGGGAGGCCAAGATTGCTGACTTTGGGCTCTCCAAGTTCTACTGTGCGAATCAATTTAAGAGCACCATCGTTACAGATAAAATTGTTGGCACTAATGTGTACTTGGATCCTGAATACTCAAGGACGGGCAAATTAAAAAAGCAATCAGACATATACTCTTTTGGAGTTGTTTTATTCGAAATATTCTCTGGGACATTAGCCTACGAAAAAATTTACACCGATGAAAATAACAAGGGACTTGCAGTCGTAGCACGAAGACGCTTCTCTGAGGGAACACTAATGGAATTAGTAGATTCAGAACTATTGGAAGAAGCCGAGGAACTCCTCTTTGGTCTAAAGGTAGGACCTAATAAAGAGTCTctaaaagcatttataaaagtcgCATTCCAATGTGTAGCAGAAACTCAAGGCGGGCGACCAAAACTGATAGACATCACTAAGGAACTTGAAATTGCATTAAACCTTCAA CTTATTAACATTGGAGTATCAAGCAGGGCTTTTGGTCTGCAGTTACTAGCCACGAAACCT GACATTGCTGGCTATCCTAGGAAAGCGTCGTATTATGAAGAAGCGCTTATCACGCTAAACTCTACTACTAACGTTTGCGCCCTCCTGCGGTCATTGTCATCTCTTAACATTAACTTCACTTTCAGGGACCTTAATGACCAA GCAAGTAACCTTCCACCACCAGCGACAATCATTTCCTTCCTCTGTTCGTCTCATTGGGGAACACAGATTGAATTGATCCTCAAGGCAGGATCAGTTCGTTCTCGAGCTTAA